In Drosophila innubila isolate TH190305 chromosome 2R unlocalized genomic scaffold, UK_Dinn_1.0 1_C_2R, whole genome shotgun sequence, the following are encoded in one genomic region:
- the LOC117785914 gene encoding uncharacterized protein LOC117785914, with protein sequence MRSTFIVIGVFLLWISIKLCYNEAVVFKFTNAVCQSYNESWVHFNQCRLRAVNRNRNILNINGTILHPVNDVYLHLQILKRANGYKPWLFNVSLDACRFVKKAYNPFAKLIFSLFKEFSNFNHSCPYVGTQLVQGFYLRSEILQLVFPSGDYLLAMTWYFDKKPQFITNVYFVFTEDLSKTSD encoded by the exons ATGCGGAGcacatttattgttattggagTTTTTCTGCTTTGGATTTCTATTAAGCTGTGTTACAAT GAAGCTgtagttttcaaatttacaaATGCAGTTTGTCAGTCCTACAATGAATCGTGGGTTCACTTTAACCAATGTCGTCTGCGAGCTGTTAATCGCAAtaggaatattttaaatattaatggaACCATACTCCATCCTGTAAACGATGTATATCTCCACCTGCAAATCTTAAAGAGAGCCAATGGATACAAACCCTGGCTTTTTAATGTGTCCCTTGATGCCTGCCGATTTGTGAAGAAGGCTTATAATCCATTTGCAAAGCTCATTTTTAGTCTCTTTAAGGAATTCTCCAACTTTAATCACTCATGTCCTTATGTG GGTACGCAGTTAGTTCAAGGATTTTACCTTCGATCTGAAATATTACAACTTGTATTTCCAAGCGGCGATTATTTACTTGCAATGACTTGGTATTTTGATAAGAAGCCACAATTcataacaaatgtatattttgtatttacgGAGGATTTGTCAAAAACTAGTGATTAA
- the LOC117785915 gene encoding uncharacterized protein LOC117785915, with amino-acid sequence MRSTIIAIGVFLLWISIKLWYTEAVIFKLTNAVCESYNESWFVIHQCRLRAVNRVKITFNFNGIVLHPANNISVNGQIFKKANGYKPWVLKASIDVCRFLKKTYNPFAILVFNLFKEFTNFNHSCPFMGPQIVDGFYLRPELLRLPFPSGEYLFEITWLFDKKPQFATNVYFVFTEDL; translated from the exons ATGCGGAGCACAATTATTGCTATTGGAGTTTTTCTCCTTTGGATTTCTATTAAACTGTGGTACACT GAAGcagtaatttttaaacttacaaATGCAGTTTGTGAGTCTTACAATGAATCTTGGTTTGTCATTCACCAATGTCGTTTGCGTGCTGTTAATCGCGTTAAGATaacgtttaattttaatggaaTTGTCCTTCATCCTGCTAACAATATATCAGTCAATGGCCAAATCTTCAAGAAAGCAAATGGATACAAGCCGTGGGTCTTAAAGGCATCCATTGATGTCTGCCGATTTTTGAAGAAAACTTATAATCCATTTGCGATATTAGTTTTTAACCTCTTTAAAGAATTCACGAATTTTAACCATTCATGCCCATTCATG GGCCCGCAAATTGTTGATGGATTTTATCTTCGACCTGAGCTATTACGCCTTCCTTTTCCAAGTGgcgaatatttatttgaaataacttGGTTATTTGATAAGAAGCCACAATTCGCAACAAacgtatattttgtatttacagAGGATTTGTAA